ACTATCTGATGGACGCCGGCGTATGGCAAATCGAGCCGACCCTGAAAAAGACCGGGACCTGGATCTTCCGCAAGGAGCGCGGCTACCTTCATCTCGTCACGGCCCTGGATGTTTACGATGTCTTTACGGCGGCCAAACTGCTCAGCCTGGTGGAAGAGAGTACCGTCAAGATCAGCCTGAATGCCTACGAATCCCTCGTGGCGGGATTGCAGGACGGCCTGGAGATCGTCGAGGAGGAACTCGTCGAACATGCTGTGCGATTGGGCGAGCAGGCGGCCGAAGCCATCGATGGGGCACCATGGATGGCCGTGGTTTCGGCCGTTGAAAGCGAACAGGTGACCCTGGCCGCCGACGGTGCGTCGGGTTTGAAGGTCGGCCACCGGTTGACCGTGTATGAAGGCCGCCGCTTCGTCACCGGGCCGGACGGGGCGAGGTTTATTGCGCCCGGCTACCAACTGGGCCGTATCCGAATTACGGGTATCGAATCGGACCAGATCCGCGCGACAATGGAAACGCCGGCCGATATTAAACCCGGCGACATCGCGACGGCGGCAGAGTAGAAAGCGTCCGTCCACAAACGACCCATTGGCCTCGTATCGGCGTCGCGCTAAAAATGTAATCCTCGACATATCAATTCAAAGAGCCTTCCGTCACATCCAGCCATTGTGATATAAAATGGTGCATTTCATATAGGCTGTTGCACCTAAATGGTCGCAACCCGCCGCCCCATCATTATTTAAGGAGTCATCATGCCCCAGGACAAACCCGCTACCTTCGGGGAGCTCAAACACATCGTCCCGCGTCTGCCCAACATCCGCCAGGAGATGCGAGGCAACCTCATCCGTAAACTCAAAAACAGGGAGCGCCTCTTTCCGGATATGATCGGTTATGACGACACCGTGATGCCCGCCTTGATCAACGCGATCCTCTGCGGACACAACATTATTTTTCTCGGTGAACGGGGTCAGGGAAAAAGCCGTATGATCCGGCGCATGATCGATTTTTTGGACGAAGAGATGCCCGCCGTGGCGGGCTGCCCCATTCATGACGACCCCTTCCATCCCATCTGCAGCGCATGCCGTCAGCGCAAGGCCGAGTTGGGCGACGCGCTGCCCATCACTTACATTCCCCGGGATCGCCGCCTGGTGGAGAAATTGGCCACCTCGGACGTGAGCACGGCCGATCTGATCGGTGAGGTGGACCCGATCAAAATCGCCAGAGGCCGAACGCTGGACGACGAATCGGCCATCCATTTCGGCCTGGTTCCCAGGGCCCATCGAGGGATCTTCGCCATCAACGAGCTGCCCGACCTGGCCGAAAAGATCCAGGTCGCCTTTTTCAATATCATGGAAGAGAGCGATTTCCAGATCAAGGGATTCCCGGTCCGCCTGCCCCTGGACATTTTCATCGTGGCCACGGCCAATCCGGAAGACTATACCAACCGAGGACGCATCATCACCCCGTTGAAGGATCGCTTCGATGCCCAGATTCGCACCCATTACCCACGGAAGCGGCAGCACGAAATCGAGATCATGGCACAGGAGGCGCGCGGGCTTTCGGTCGACGGCATAGATGTCCAAGTGCCTGATTTCATGAAGGAGATACTAGCTGAAATCACATTTCAAGCGCGCGCCAGTTCCGACATCAACCAGCATTCGGGCGTCAGTTGCCGGGTCTCCATACGCAGTTACGAGGCGGTCTTGGGCAGTGCCGTACGACGTTGCCTGGAGTTGGACGAGAAATTGGCCGTACCCAGGATCACCGATATCGACATGACCTTTCCCGCCATTTCCGGAAAGATCGAGCTGGAATATCAGGTGCCGGACGGCAGCGGTGACGATATCGTGGCGGATCTGGCCCGGCGGGCGATCAAGAACGTGTTCGACGGCTATTTTCAGTTGGAAGGATTGACCGGGATCATCGACGCCTTCGAAAAGGGCATGAGCGTGGAGATATCCCGCTTTCAGCCGTCGGACGCCTATCTCGACGGCTTGAAATTCATCCCGGGGATGCAGGCGGCCGTCGAGCGGCTGACCGGCCTCGACAGCGCCCCGCGGGTCGCCGCGGCCCTCGAATTCGTGTTGGAAGGACTTCACCTGTCCAACAAGCTCAATCGTGAAGCCCTGGAAAACGGAGTGCGTTACAAATGAAGTTTTGGCGTTACAGCCGCTGGGACGGCACCCAGCCACCGTTCGACCATCGCAGGAAAGAGATGATCGACCACTTCATGGAAAACATCATGAAGGGCATGTCGCCCGGCACGTCGCTGGCACAGATGCTTTGGGAGGGGTTTCCCCTGGCGGGCATGGACTTCCGGGTCATGGGGCTCGAAGAGATGGTCGCGGCCCTGGAGGAGCAAAAGGACGATCTGTTTTCGACCTACACTCTGGAGAAGATTTTCGAACAGCCCATGGAAGATTTCAGGTTTCTTCTCCAGAACGAAGCAATGAAGAGGAGAGAGATCGACGCCAAGCCCCCGCCCTCCTATGATTCGCTGCCGCCCGGCCTCCTGGAAAAGCTGCACAGCTTGAAAGCCTTCGATTTTATTGACGATGAGAGCAGGCGAATGCACGATGCCTGGCAAACGAGACGGCAGGATATTCGCGACCTCTATGACTTTTACAGCGAATATGCCGATCGCTTTTACGGGGAGCAGGAACTGGATTTCGATAAGGCCCTGGCACTCATGCGGCAATTCCAGGAATTGGACCGGCTCCAGCGGAAGCTCTTGAGCGGCCGGCTCGAAGCGATCGATCCCGAACAACTGCGGCGAATGCTCGGTGACGATGCCCAGACCTCCTTCAACATCTTGCTGCAGCTGCCCCCCACCCTCTCCGGGGAAGGGCTGGTGCAGGGAGCGGGCGGACGACTGGAGATGACACCGAGAGGCTTGCGACGATTGGGCGAAAGTGCCTTCGGTCGATTATTTTACCCTATTCAGAAGGATCGGCGGGGAGAGCATCAGGGCCATGCCCCCCAAACCGGGGATCTGCTTCCCGATTCCTCCCATGCCTATCGATATGGTGATCGATTTGACCTGGATTTGACCCGAACCCTTTTACAATCCATACCGCGGGGCGCGACACCGGCAGGGGCCATCGCACTGGACCCCGACGGGTTTTTCGTGCGCGAACGGGAGCAGCTGGTGACCACGACCACCGTGGTGTTGCTCGATCTTTCCTGGTCCATGTCGCGCGACGGCCGATTCGAGGCCGCAAAGAAGGTGGCCCTGGCGCTGGATCACTACATTCGTTCCCGGTTTCCCAAGGACAAGGTGCACACCATCGGTTTTTCTACGGAAGCGGTGGAGCTCAAGGGGCGCGAGCTCGCCATGGCGGTATGGGATGCCTACCGGCCCTTCACCAATCTGCAGGGGGCCCTCCAACTGGCCATGCAGCTGATCAAGCGCAGCGGCAACCGCAACAACCGCGTGCTGGTCATCACCGATGGCCAGCCGACCGCCTACTATGTCCATGACGAGCTGCATGTGGAGTTTCCAGAGACGATCAACGGCCTGAGCCGCAACGCCTGCATGGCGACCCTGGCCGAAGTGCGGCGCGTCACGGCCCAGGGCATGCACATCGACACCTTCATGCTGGACGACAGTCCGGTCTTGTTGGAATTTACCCGCGAAATGGCCCGCATCAACAAGGGTCGGGCCGTGCTCTGCCGGCCGGGCAAGCTGGGCGAACTGATTCTGGTCGAAGAGATCAAACGCAGGGGAGGGCGCACTTAGGAGCCCCGGACCTCCCTTCGTAAATTTCGTGACCCGGTCAATGCGGATTCGACATCCTTGTTTGAGAAACTCCTTGCAAAAAGTGAGGGGTCTCTCAAATAAAGTGCCAAAATGAAATTTCCCGCCTTGATGTCTGCTCTTGGATCCTATATAGAGGCTTGTCTGGTTTCGGCACCCTTTGGTGCCTCCAAGCACGAGTCCGAGTGATCCCCCGAGTGCTTGGTTTCCTTTCATAGCAGAACAACACCAGCCAGCGTGTCGCCGGTACGGGAGTGGAAAATGGATTTTTGGCGCGTGCCTCTGGATGCGGGAAGCATCAACGTATCGCAAGGCGTGGTTCACATCATCGAGGATCGCTGCAAAGGCTGTGGGTATTGTATCGAATTTTGCCCGCGCAACGTTCTGGCATTTTCCGAACGGTTCAATAAAAAGGGCTACCATCCGCCGGAACTCGTGCAACCGGAGGGGTGTGTCAATTGCCATTACTGTGAAATCATCTGTCCGGAATTCGCCATCTTTTCGGTGGCCGTCGAAGCCGTCGACGGACGGACCGGATAGCCCCTTGCTTCCCCAATATGCGCCGAGCATGAGCCAGCGCTCCGCCTCCGAAATCGAGGCAGGCCTTTAACCGGTTCAATGCGGCGGCCAGGCGGGGGCGAAGCGAAACGCATCGGTTTTGGGCGGCTTTGTAAATACTTTTTGTACGCAATGACGAGAGACCTATGAAACCAGCTGTACTTACCGGAGAGCATTACATGACGGGCGACGTGGCCTGTGCCGAAGGCGCCATGGCGGCCGGTTGCCGATTTTTCGGCGGCTACCCGATCACACCGGCCACGGAGATCGCCGAACACATGTCCGGCCGGCTGCCCGATGTGGGCGGCACCTTCATCCAGATGGAGGACGAGATCGCGGCCATGGCATCGGTGCTCGGCGCGGCCTGGTCGGGATGCAAGAGCATGACCGCCACATCGGGGCCGGGTTTCAGCCTGATGATGGAAAACATCGGGCTGGGCGTCTGCACCGAAACCCCCTGCGTGGTGGTCAATGTGCAGCGCGGTGGGCCCTCCACCGGCCTTCCCACCATGGGGGCCCAGGCCGACATGATGCAGGCGCGCTGGGGTTCCCACGGCGACTACGAGATCATCGCCCTGGCCCCCTGTTCGGCCCAGGAGATTTTCTATCAGACCATCACCGCGTTCAACCTGAGCGAGCGCTACCGCACACCGGTGTTCATCATGACCGATGAGATGATCGGCCACATGAGCGAGAAGGTGATTATCCCGCCGGCCGATCAGATCACGACCGAATGGCGGCCCAAACCCAAGGGTCGCAAGGATCGTTTCCTGCTCTTCAAGCCCGACGCGAACGGTGTGGCGCCCATGCCGGCGGCCGGCGATGGCTACAATGTCCACGTCACCGGATTGACCCACGACGAAAAGGGCTATCCCGTGATGTCGGTGGAGGCCCAAGAGGAGATGATGGCGCGCATCAAGCGCAAGATCCTGGGCAACCGCGACGACATCATCATGACCGAGGCGCATGGCCTGGATGACGCCGACATCGTGCTGGTGTCCTATGGCATTTCGGCCCGCACCAGCATGGCCGCCATGCAGCAGGCGCGGGTCCAGGGCCTCAAGGTCGGCCTGCTGCGGCTGATCACGGTCTGGCCCTTTGCCGAAGATCTTATTCAGCGGTTGGCCGAAAGGGTCAAGGGATTCGTGACCGTCGAAGTGAACCTGGGGCAGATTCACCTGGAAGTGCTGCGCGCCGCCGCCGGCAGGGCGCCCTGTCACCTGGTCGGCCATTCGGGGGGTACCATCATCTCGCCGGACCAGGTGTTGGCCAAGATAAAGGAGGTGTTCTGATGTCCGCCACCGCCCAAGCATCTGTCATGGCTCCGCCGGAGCATCCCCTCGAGGACCTGATCCGTTCGGACCGTATCCCCCACATCTGGTGCCCGGGCTGCGGCATCGGTACGGCCTTTGCGGCGTGTCTCACGGCCATGAAGGCCAGCGGCATCGATCTGCAGAAAACCTGCATGGTTTCGGGAATCGGCTGTTCGGGCCGGGCCGCCGGCTACGTGAAGCTCGATTCGTTTCACACCACCCACGGCCGGGCCATTCCATTCGCCACCGGACTGAAGCTCGGTAACCCGGAACTCAACGTGGTGGTCTTCAGCGGCGACGGCGATCTGTTCGCCATCGGCGGTAACCATTTCATCCATGCCGCCCGGCGCAACATGGACCTGACGGTCATCTGCCTCAACAACCTCAACTACGGCATGACCGGCGGCCAGGTGGCGGCCACCACCCCGCATCTGGCGCGCACCACCACCACCCCGGTGGGCAATCCCGAATCCCCGTTCAATCTGCCCCTGCTGGCCTGGGCTTCGGGGGCGACCTACGTGGCCCGCTGGACCGTGCTGCATACGCGCGAGCTGACCGATTGCATCAAAAAGGCGATCACCAAGAGCGGTTTTTCCTTTATCGAGGTATTGGGGCCCTGCCCGGTCAACTATGGACGGCGCAACCGGGAAAAGCCCCTCGAAACCCTCAAGCTCTACCGTGATCAGACCATTATCCGGAATAACGCCGATCCCGGCGATCTGGAGGTGGATTTCACCAAGAAGGTGGTGCTGGGTGAATTCGTGGACAAGGAGCGGGCCACCTGTATCGAAAACTACGACCGAACCTGCCGCCCGGCATTATGATCCGGTTCGCCGCAGCGAGGAGTTGACGATGTACAAACAGATCACGATAACCGGTTTCGGTGGCCAGGGGGTGATCCTGGCCGGCCGCATCATGGGCGAGGCGGCCGCCATCCTGGACCACCTGGAGAGCACCCTGGTGCAATCCTATGGGCCCGAGTCGCGCGGCGGCGCCTGCAGTGCCCAGGTGACCATTGCCGATGGACCGATCTATTTCCCCTACATTCAGAACCCCGATATCCTGGTGTGCCTCTCCCAGTCGGGCTACGACAAGCACGCGGCCACACTCAAAAAGGACGGTGTGTTGATCGTCGAGCAGGACCTGGTCAAGCCCGAAGGCGGGCGGGACTATTTCGCCGTGCCATGCACCCGGTTCGCCGAAGAGTTGGGCAACAAGATGATGGCCAATATCATCATGGTTGGATTTTTCACGGCCATCACCGGTGCCATTTCATTGGAGGCCGCCCGCGCTACCGTGGAGAAATCGGTGCCCAAGGCCACCATCGAGAAGAACGTCAAGGCCTTTGAACGCGGCTGGGAGTATGCCCAGGCCACCCTCAAGGGGCGGCGCGAAAAAGCCGCGGGACGGATAGGAGTCGTGGCATGAAACATCCCAAGAACAGGTTGCACAGCGTGGTGATTCTCGGTGCCACCCCGGCCGGCGTGGCGGCGGCCAACAAGCTGGGCGAGCTGGGAGTTCCCATCACCCTGGTCGATGTAGACGCCGATCTGGATCGGAAGCTGGCCGCCGAGACCTATCGTCTCGAATCCGGGGTCCCGTTCAATTATGCCCATCGTCCCGGCCTGATTCGCATCCTGCGCAATGCCAATATCCGCTGCGCCATGCCGGCCCGTGTCCGTTCGGTCAAGCACAGCCAGCAAGGTTTTCGGGTACAGATCGATCTGCAGCCGACTTACGTGGATGCGGAGCGCTGCACCCTCTGTGGCCGATGCGTCGAACAATGCCCGGTATGCGGGCCCGACGGCCACCGCCCCATCCAGATGGAAGGCCGGACGGCCCTGCCGGGTCGGGTGGTCATCGACAAGCGGCGCGAACCTTTGTGCCAGGCCAACTGCCCGCTGGGCGTCAATGTCCAGGGCTACATGGCCCTGACCGCGGCCGGGCGTTACCAGGAAGCCCTGGACCTGATCCGGCAGGACAACGTGCTGCCCGGCATTTGCGGACGCGTTTGCACCCATCCCTGCGAGGCCGCCTGCCGGCGCAGCGAAAAAGACGGCGCCCTGGCCATCCGCGACATCAAGCGTTTCGTGGCCGACCGGGCCGCCGACCGCAGCGAAACGCTTCCCGAAGCCAGATGGCACGGAGACGGCCCGCCCGTCGCCGTGGTCGGATCCGGTCCGGCCGGTTTGGCCGCGGCCGCAGATCTGGCCCGTCAGGGATGCGCGGTGACGGTCTATGAGCGGGAAAAAGAGGCGGGCGGACTGCTGCGCTACGGCATCGGTCCCCACCGACTGCCGCGGGAGATACTGGACGCCGAGCTGGCCGCCATCGCGGCCGAAGGCGTGCGTTTCGTCACCGGTCACGAGGTGACCTTGCCCGAGGGGCTGGTCGAGTTGAGCCAAAGCCACCGGGCCGTGATCGTCACCACCGGCTCGTGGCTCGACCGCCGCCTGGGGGTCGAGGGCGAGTCTCTCGAGGGGGTGCAG
This Desulfatitalea tepidiphila DNA region includes the following protein-coding sequences:
- a CDS encoding magnesium chelatase, producing MPQDKPATFGELKHIVPRLPNIRQEMRGNLIRKLKNRERLFPDMIGYDDTVMPALINAILCGHNIIFLGERGQGKSRMIRRMIDFLDEEMPAVAGCPIHDDPFHPICSACRQRKAELGDALPITYIPRDRRLVEKLATSDVSTADLIGEVDPIKIARGRTLDDESAIHFGLVPRAHRGIFAINELPDLAEKIQVAFFNIMEESDFQIKGFPVRLPLDIFIVATANPEDYTNRGRIITPLKDRFDAQIRTHYPRKRQHEIEIMAQEARGLSVDGIDVQVPDFMKEILAEITFQARASSDINQHSGVSCRVSIRSYEAVLGSAVRRCLELDEKLAVPRITDIDMTFPAISGKIELEYQVPDGSGDDIVADLARRAIKNVFDGYFQLEGLTGIIDAFEKGMSVEISRFQPSDAYLDGLKFIPGMQAAVERLTGLDSAPRVAAALEFVLEGLHLSNKLNREALENGVRYK
- a CDS encoding VWA domain-containing protein, with amino-acid sequence MKFWRYSRWDGTQPPFDHRRKEMIDHFMENIMKGMSPGTSLAQMLWEGFPLAGMDFRVMGLEEMVAALEEQKDDLFSTYTLEKIFEQPMEDFRFLLQNEAMKRREIDAKPPPSYDSLPPGLLEKLHSLKAFDFIDDESRRMHDAWQTRRQDIRDLYDFYSEYADRFYGEQELDFDKALALMRQFQELDRLQRKLLSGRLEAIDPEQLRRMLGDDAQTSFNILLQLPPTLSGEGLVQGAGGRLEMTPRGLRRLGESAFGRLFYPIQKDRRGEHQGHAPQTGDLLPDSSHAYRYGDRFDLDLTRTLLQSIPRGATPAGAIALDPDGFFVREREQLVTTTTVVLLDLSWSMSRDGRFEAAKKVALALDHYIRSRFPKDKVHTIGFSTEAVELKGRELAMAVWDAYRPFTNLQGALQLAMQLIKRSGNRNNRVLVITDGQPTAYYVHDELHVEFPETINGLSRNACMATLAEVRRVTAQGMHIDTFMLDDSPVLLEFTREMARINKGRAVLCRPGKLGELILVEEIKRRGGRT
- a CDS encoding 4Fe-4S dicluster domain-containing protein, with amino-acid sequence MDFWRVPLDAGSINVSQGVVHIIEDRCKGCGYCIEFCPRNVLAFSERFNKKGYHPPELVQPEGCVNCHYCEIICPEFAIFSVAVEAVDGRTG
- a CDS encoding 2-oxoacid:acceptor oxidoreductase subunit alpha, which encodes MKPAVLTGEHYMTGDVACAEGAMAAGCRFFGGYPITPATEIAEHMSGRLPDVGGTFIQMEDEIAAMASVLGAAWSGCKSMTATSGPGFSLMMENIGLGVCTETPCVVVNVQRGGPSTGLPTMGAQADMMQARWGSHGDYEIIALAPCSAQEIFYQTITAFNLSERYRTPVFIMTDEMIGHMSEKVIIPPADQITTEWRPKPKGRKDRFLLFKPDANGVAPMPAAGDGYNVHVTGLTHDEKGYPVMSVEAQEEMMARIKRKILGNRDDIIMTEAHGLDDADIVLVSYGISARTSMAAMQQARVQGLKVGLLRLITVWPFAEDLIQRLAERVKGFVTVEVNLGQIHLEVLRAAAGRAPCHLVGHSGGTIISPDQVLAKIKEVF
- a CDS encoding 2-oxoacid:ferredoxin oxidoreductase subunit beta, with amino-acid sequence MSATAQASVMAPPEHPLEDLIRSDRIPHIWCPGCGIGTAFAACLTAMKASGIDLQKTCMVSGIGCSGRAAGYVKLDSFHTTHGRAIPFATGLKLGNPELNVVVFSGDGDLFAIGGNHFIHAARRNMDLTVICLNNLNYGMTGGQVAATTPHLARTTTTPVGNPESPFNLPLLAWASGATYVARWTVLHTRELTDCIKKAITKSGFSFIEVLGPCPVNYGRRNREKPLETLKLYRDQTIIRNNADPGDLEVDFTKKVVLGEFVDKERATCIENYDRTCRPAL
- a CDS encoding 2-oxoacid:acceptor oxidoreductase family protein — translated: MYKQITITGFGGQGVILAGRIMGEAAAILDHLESTLVQSYGPESRGGACSAQVTIADGPIYFPYIQNPDILVCLSQSGYDKHAATLKKDGVLIVEQDLVKPEGGRDYFAVPCTRFAEELGNKMMANIIMVGFFTAITGAISLEAARATVEKSVPKATIEKNVKAFERGWEYAQATLKGRREKAAGRIGVVA